A genomic region of Gymnogyps californianus isolate 813 unplaced genomic scaffold, ASM1813914v2 HiC_scaffold_84, whole genome shotgun sequence contains the following coding sequences:
- the LOC127029210 gene encoding LOW QUALITY PROTEIN: C-type lectin domain family 2 member A-like (The sequence of the model RefSeq protein was modified relative to this genomic sequence to represent the inferred CDS: inserted 1 base in 1 codon): protein MAEAVHDAGKDLTAVMMPSQQRAEEGANFSLKCIKDKKVPVGVTVVVAVLLLTIIALAAKKCPSHPSCPSPVLPSCLEDGIGYREKCFYFVEDEADWNRSQIACFSLGAHLATIDTLKELLFLLRYGRSLHYWVGLQREGSGPWKWFNGSLFNNLFDIRGKGQCAYIDVDGISSDWCSQMKYSVCXQKRPSGIQKDSEILLNFT, encoded by the exons ATGGCAGAAGCTGTTCATGATGCCG GCAAAGACCTGACTGCTGTAATGATGCCATcgcagcagagagcagaggaaggggcCA ATTTTAGCCTGAAGTGCATTAAAGATAAAAAGGTCCCAGTCGGGGTCACCGTGGTCGTAGCAGTGTTGCTTCTCACCATCATCGCGCTGGCGG CTAAGAAATGCCCGTCCCATCCATCCTGCCCCTCTCCCGTCCTTCCCAGCTGCCTGGAAGATGGGATCGGGTACAGGGAGAAGTGCTTTTACTTCGTGGAGGATGAAGCGGACTGGAACAGGAGTCAGATCGCTTGCTTTTCTCTTGGAGCCCATTTGGCCACCATTGACACCCTGAAGGAGCTG CTTTTCCTCTTGCGCTATGGGAGGTCCTTGCACTACTGGGTTGGTCTCCAAAGGGAAGGCTCTGGACCGTGGAAATGGTTCAACGGGTCTCTCTTCAACAACCT GTTCGACATCCGGGGCAAGGGACAATGTGCCTATATCGATGTTGATGGGATCAGCAGTGACTGGTGCTCCCAGATGAAATACTCTGTCT AGCAAAAGCGCCCCAGCGGGATTCAGAAGGATTCGGAAATCCTTCTGAATTTCACCTGA
- the LOC127029197 gene encoding C-type lectin domain family 2 member D-like, which translates to MGKGAQKPNSSEQEEVLNHCNDIEKDCKWESNTKKSDWERFRSSWVFTLVCVVLVLLVFVLLVALTVVHLGYHLPRPDFFYVCPDAWLGFQGKCYYFSEAESNWTTSQESCEALGASLALISTREELTFIKRYKGEANHWFGLRKNGDSWWWTNGMAFDNWFEVRGGGPCAYLNQERISSSLCHTKKNWLCSRPDDYVLWKQKAHV; encoded by the exons ATGGGGAAAGGAGCCCAAAAGCCGAATTCTTCAGAGCAAGAGGAAGTGTTGAACCATTGCAACGATATAGAGAAAGATTGCAAATGGG AGTCCAACACCAAGAAGTCAGACTGGGAAAGATTTCGCTCCTCATGGGTTTTCACTCTCGTGTGCGTGGTGCTGGTGCTCCTCGTCTTCGTCCTGCTGGTGGCTTTGACTG ttgtCCATTTGGGATACCATTTGCCTCGCCCGGACTTCTTCTATGTGTGCCCAGATGCCTGGCTTGGTTTCCAAGGGaaatgctattatttttctGAGGCGGAGAGCAATTGGACCACCAGTCAGGAAAGCTGCGAGGCCCTGGGAGCTTCACTGGCCCTGATAAGCACCAGGGAGGAACTG ACCTTCATTAAACGCTATAAAGGCGAAGCTAACCATTGGTTTGGGCTGCGAAAGAATGGTGACAGCTGGTGGTGGACCAACGGCATGGCCTTCGACAACTG GTTTGAGGTGCGGGGAGGTGGACCCTGTGCGTACCTGAACCAGGAGAGGATCAGCTCATCCCTGTGCCACACCAAGAAGAACTGGCTCTGCAGCAGACCAGACGACTACGTCCTCTGGAAGCAAAAAGCACATGTGTAA
- the LOC127029195 gene encoding killer cell lectin-like receptor subfamily B member 1B allele C — protein sequence MAGEIVYADLRHPGDGFSPAEKRHAPALCPRWHGVLLKVSALGHLILLVLVAVLSVQVFQGSLQPTATSVPWQGSETRGRNHTERCVISSLMRYFCRPRRESPAACAGCKLCPQDWQLHGDSCYRLSKEKGNWYQGKKGCESQESQLAVLRDRKEKEYIKNITGGGTQPVWIGLVSSHNKWRWVDNTSLNTKMFGALQEMDEGCGTLKDEVLENDICDGEHEWVCQKDPFQLSPSMAGDGEKCDAAV from the exons ATGGCTGGGGAAATAGTTTATGCTGATTTAAGGCATCCTGGGGACGGTTTTTCTCCTGCCGAGAAGCGTCACG CTCCTGCCTTGTGCCCACGGTGGCACGGGGTCCTCCTCAAAGTCAGCGCGCTGGGGCACCTCATCCTGCTGGTACTGGTGGCCGTGCTGAGCGTGCAGG TTTTTCAGGGCTCTCTGCAGCCAACGGCGACAAGCGTTCCTTGGCAAGGCAGCGAGACCCGGGGAAGGAACCACACGGAGCGATGCGTGATTTCATCCCTGATGCGGTATTTCTGCAGGCCCCGGCGGGAGAGCCCCGCAG ccTGCGCTGGCTGCAAGCTGTGTCCTCAGGACTGGCAGCTCCATGGGGACAGCTGCTACCGGCTTTCCAAGGAAAAGGGGAACTGGTATCAAGGCAAGAAAGGCTGCGAAAGTCAGGAGTCTCAGCTGGCAGTGCTGCgggacaggaaagaaaag GAGTACATCAAGAATATTACAGGCGGAGGCACGCAGCCGGTGTGGATTGGATTAGTATCATCCCACAACAAGTGGAGATGGGTGGACAACACATCCCTCAACACCAAAAT gTTTGGCGCCCTGCAGGAGATGGATGAAGGGTGCGGGACACTAAAAGACGAGGTGTTGGAGAACGATATCTGTGACGGCGAACACGAGTGGGTTTGCCAGAAAGACCCTTTCCAGCTCTCCCCATCGATGGCGGGAGACGGAGAGAAATGCGATGCCGCCGTCTGA